From the genome of Deinococcus sp. AJ005, one region includes:
- the zwf gene encoding glucose-6-phosphate dehydrogenase gives MTLKRGKKSAEPEKPSKPASSGAATKKPVPKKPVTKKDSASTTKKAVKEKVASQKVGVAQAAPKTKAPPKAAARPRKSTGKPGADGQNPFRTTMRRSRAPEPATMVIFGVTGDLSRRKLLPAIFGLWQDGLLGSAFNIVGVGRQEMTDEGFKDYAIKALQESKETDAIQPGSLEKFRDLLYYEFGEFGGDEVYELVGKELDRAEEAHGGRKNALFYLSTPPSLFEPISNGLGRLGLSDQSEGWRRLVIEKPFGRDLESARELNAAIHDTWDESQVYRIDHYLGKETVQNLMAIRFGNAIFEPLWNRGYVDHVQITASEDLGLEGRAGYYEEAGIVRDMLQNHLMQLFALTAMEAPAAFDADAIRDEKTKVLRAVKPIPLGRVKEVAVRGQYGAGSMDGVKVPGYQEEPGVKEGSRTATYVAVKLEIDNWRWQGVPFFLRTGKRLPKKVTEIAVVFKRAPLGIFPGGLERNVLAFRIQPDEGVSLKFSSKSPGQEMVLREVVMDFRYDAFGAQLESPYSRLLLDALIGDATLFPREDEVDHAWQIVSGILEAWDVRPGKGQTPDFPNYAAGTWGPEEAETLIGEGRRWRRL, from the coding sequence ATGACCTTAAAACGCGGCAAGAAGTCGGCGGAGCCGGAGAAGCCGTCCAAGCCAGCCTCCAGTGGGGCAGCTACTAAGAAACCCGTTCCTAAGAAGCCTGTCACCAAAAAAGACTCTGCCTCCACCACCAAGAAGGCCGTGAAGGAAAAAGTCGCCTCGCAGAAAGTGGGCGTGGCGCAGGCCGCACCGAAGACAAAAGCGCCCCCGAAAGCTGCCGCCAGGCCGCGCAAATCCACCGGCAAACCGGGAGCAGACGGCCAGAACCCTTTCCGCACCACCATGCGCCGCAGTCGCGCCCCCGAACCGGCCACAATGGTCATTTTCGGCGTGACCGGCGATCTGTCGCGCCGCAAGTTGCTGCCCGCCATCTTCGGACTGTGGCAGGACGGCCTGCTGGGGAGTGCTTTCAACATTGTGGGTGTGGGCCGTCAGGAGATGACCGACGAGGGGTTCAAGGATTATGCGATCAAGGCCCTTCAGGAGAGCAAGGAAACGGACGCCATCCAGCCCGGCAGCCTGGAAAAATTCCGCGACTTGCTGTATTACGAGTTTGGCGAATTTGGCGGCGACGAGGTCTATGAGCTGGTCGGCAAGGAGCTGGACCGCGCCGAGGAAGCGCACGGCGGGCGCAAGAACGCGCTGTTCTACCTGTCCACGCCGCCCAGCCTGTTCGAGCCGATCAGCAATGGCCTGGGCCGCCTGGGACTGTCCGATCAGTCGGAGGGCTGGCGCAGACTGGTGATCGAGAAGCCCTTCGGACGCGATCTGGAGAGTGCCCGCGAGCTGAACGCGGCCATCCACGACACCTGGGACGAGTCGCAGGTTTACCGGATTGACCATTATCTGGGCAAGGAAACGGTGCAAAACCTGATGGCGATTCGCTTCGGCAACGCCATCTTCGAGCCGCTGTGGAACCGGGGTTACGTGGACCATGTGCAGATCACCGCCTCCGAGGATCTGGGTCTGGAGGGCCGCGCCGGGTACTACGAGGAAGCCGGGATCGTGCGCGACATGCTCCAGAACCACCTGATGCAACTGTTCGCGCTGACCGCGATGGAGGCGCCCGCCGCCTTCGACGCCGACGCCATCCGCGATGAGAAGACCAAGGTGCTGAGGGCCGTCAAGCCCATTCCACTGGGCCGGGTGAAAGAAGTGGCGGTGCGCGGTCAGTACGGTGCAGGCAGCATGGACGGCGTGAAGGTGCCGGGCTATCAGGAAGAACCCGGCGTCAAGGAGGGCAGCCGCACCGCTACCTACGTGGCGGTCAAGCTGGAGATCGACAACTGGCGCTGGCAGGGCGTGCCGTTTTTCCTGCGGACCGGTAAGCGGCTGCCCAAGAAGGTCACGGAAATCGCCGTGGTCTTCAAACGTGCCCCGCTGGGCATCTTCCCTGGGGGCCTGGAACGCAACGTGCTGGCCTTCCGCATCCAGCCGGATGAGGGCGTGAGCCTCAAATTCAGCTCCAAGTCCCCCGGTCAGGAAATGGTGCTGCGCGAGGTGGTCATGGACTTCCGCTATGACGCCTTCGGGGCGCAACTGGAAAGCCCCTACTCCCGCCTGCTGCTGGACGCGCTGATCGGCGACGCCACCCTGTTCCCGCGCGAGGACGAGGTGGACCACGCCTGGCAGATCGTCAGCGGTATTCTGGAAGCCTGGGACGTGCGCCCCGGCAAGGGCCAGACCCCCGACTTCCCCAACTACGCCGCCGGAACCTGGGGACCCGAGGAAGCCGAGACGCTGATTGGCGAGGGCCGCCGCTGGAGGCGCTTGTGA
- the gnd gene encoding phosphogluconate dehydrogenase (NAD(+)-dependent, decarboxylating): MKMGMIGLGKMGGNMVLRLTRGGQEVVGYDRSEDSVALIEKQGAKGARTMDELIAALGEPGSRAVWVMVPSGKITQSVIDDLGERLAPGDIVVDGGNSNFKDTMRRAEELGAKGIHMVDVGTSGGVWGLSEGYAMMVGGHEEAVERMRPVLEVLAPTPTQGWGRMGPSGSGHYVKMVHNGIEYGMMQSYAEGFELMRHKEEFGLDMAQIAELWRYGSVIRSWLLDLTAEALKNSADFDQLSDYVADSGEGRWTIIDSIEQGVPTPVMTLATQMRFRSQQETSYAGQMLSAMRRAFGGHAVKTLETPKKEGFVPEVQPGDHPSMAAPQNIPSSRGKNQGDGSMKEQLGETGHERVKGDK, translated from the coding sequence ATGAAAATGGGAATGATCGGCCTGGGCAAGATGGGCGGCAACATGGTTCTGCGACTGACACGCGGCGGCCAGGAAGTGGTGGGCTATGACCGCAGCGAGGACAGCGTCGCCCTGATCGAGAAGCAGGGCGCGAAGGGCGCCCGCACGATGGACGAATTGATCGCGGCGCTGGGCGAACCCGGCAGTCGCGCCGTGTGGGTGATGGTGCCGTCCGGCAAGATCACGCAGTCGGTGATCGATGATCTGGGGGAGCGTCTGGCCCCCGGCGACATCGTGGTGGACGGCGGCAACTCCAACTTTAAGGACACCATGCGCCGCGCCGAGGAACTGGGTGCGAAAGGCATCCATATGGTGGACGTGGGCACCTCCGGCGGCGTCTGGGGCCTCTCGGAGGGTTACGCCATGATGGTGGGCGGCCACGAGGAAGCCGTGGAGCGCATGCGCCCGGTGCTGGAAGTGCTGGCCCCCACGCCCACCCAGGGCTGGGGCCGCATGGGACCGTCGGGTTCCGGCCACTACGTCAAGATGGTCCACAACGGCATCGAGTACGGCATGATGCAGTCCTACGCCGAGGGCTTTGAACTCATGCGCCACAAGGAAGAATTTGGACTGGATATGGCCCAGATCGCCGAACTGTGGCGCTATGGCTCGGTCATCCGCTCTTGGCTGCTGGACCTGACTGCCGAGGCCCTTAAGAATTCGGCAGACTTCGATCAGCTCTCGGATTACGTGGCCGACAGTGGTGAGGGACGCTGGACCATCATCGACAGCATCGAGCAGGGCGTGCCCACACCGGTTATGACCCTGGCCACGCAGATGCGCTTCCGCAGCCAGCAGGAGACCAGCTATGCCGGGCAGATGCTCTCGGCCATGCGCCGCGCCTTCGGGGGTCACGCGGTCAAGACCCTGGAAACACCCAAGAAGGAAGGCTTCGTGCCCGAAGTTCAGCCGGGCGATCACCCCAGCATGGCCGCGCCACAAAATATCCCCTCATCCAGAGGAAAAAATCAGGGCGACGGTTCCATGAAAGAACAACTGGGTGAAACGGGCCACGAACGCGTTAAGGGCGACAAATGA
- the mqnC gene encoding cyclic dehypoxanthinyl futalosine synthase, protein MTALSPTSPAQALGTQMLDKAARGERLNAAEIEALYGLPLPEVAGVANALRLDRRDPDTVTFLIDRNINYTNVCNVGCNFCAFYRTKRQKDSYTLDYQEISAKIVELEEVGGTRILMQGGVNPELGLDYYTGLLRHIKANHPTIRIDAFSPEEVLFMEKNFGMSLDALLDTLIEAGLDGLPGAGGEILEDDVRARAAPARIRSEDWFRIIDAAQSKGLYTIATMVIGFGETFAQRTSHLLKLREQQDKANHDYNGNGFSGFAMWTLQTEYTRLHGKAPGATAHEYLQQLAVARIALDNFANIQASWPAQGFKVAQAALYYGANDLGSTMLEENVVSAAGGGGRHKATVRELVRIAVDAGFTPAIRNSRFEIIEWPDVQAALGRHESNPEEARAVGAAG, encoded by the coding sequence ATGACCGCCCTTTCCCCCACTTCACCTGCCCAGGCATTGGGAACACAGATGCTGGACAAGGCCGCGCGCGGCGAACGCCTGAATGCCGCCGAGATCGAGGCGCTGTATGGACTGCCGCTTCCAGAAGTCGCCGGAGTCGCCAACGCCCTGCGCCTGGACCGCCGTGACCCGGATACCGTGACCTTTCTGATCGACCGCAACATCAATTACACCAACGTCTGCAACGTGGGCTGTAACTTCTGCGCCTTTTACCGCACCAAGCGCCAGAAAGACAGCTACACGCTGGACTACCAGGAAATCAGCGCCAAGATCGTGGAACTGGAAGAGGTGGGCGGCACCCGCATCCTGATGCAGGGCGGCGTGAACCCGGAGCTGGGGCTGGACTACTACACCGGGCTGCTGCGCCACATCAAGGCGAATCATCCCACGATTCGCATTGATGCCTTCTCGCCTGAAGAAGTGCTGTTCATGGAAAAGAATTTCGGGATGAGTCTGGACGCGCTGCTGGACACGCTGATCGAGGCTGGGCTGGACGGGTTGCCGGGGGCGGGCGGCGAGATTCTGGAAGACGACGTGCGCGCCCGCGCTGCCCCCGCCCGCATCCGCAGCGAGGACTGGTTCCGCATCATCGACGCGGCCCAAAGCAAGGGGCTGTATACGATTGCCACAATGGTGATCGGCTTCGGCGAGACCTTCGCGCAGCGCACCAGCCACCTGCTGAAGCTCCGTGAGCAGCAGGACAAGGCCAACCACGATTACAACGGGAACGGCTTCTCGGGCTTTGCCATGTGGACGCTGCAAACCGAATACACCCGCCTGCACGGCAAGGCTCCCGGCGCAACCGCGCACGAGTACCTGCAACAACTGGCCGTGGCCCGCATCGCACTGGACAACTTCGCCAACATTCAGGCGTCGTGGCCCGCGCAGGGCTTCAAGGTGGCGCAGGCCGCGCTGTATTACGGCGCAAACGATCTGGGGTCCACCATGCTGGAGGAAAACGTGGTCTCGGCGGCGGGGGGCGGCGGACGCCACAAGGCCACCGTGCGCGAACTGGTGCGGATCGCGGTGGACGCCGGATTCACCCCGGCCATCCGCAACAGCCGCTTCGAGATCATCGAATGGCCCGACGTGCAGGCCGCACTGGGCCGACACGAGTCCAACCCCGAAGAAGCCCGCGCGGTTGGGGCGGCTGGTTAA
- a CDS encoding GNAT family N-acetyltransferase, with product MLPVVRPATRADIPATLEIYNYAVWHTTASYDLEPVSLTTRLAWFDHKRAAGWPILVLEDADEIIGWATYGPFREKPGYAGTVQHSVYIRDGLRGAGLGTLLMTALIEDASTRGFHVMVGGVAADNAGSLAFHARLGFVQVAHFRQVGRKFGRWLDLAFVELLLNGKTDQISG from the coding sequence ATGCTGCCCGTCGTTCGCCCCGCAACCCGCGCCGACATTCCCGCCACGCTGGAGATTTACAACTATGCCGTGTGGCACACCACCGCCTCATATGACCTGGAACCTGTTTCGCTGACCACCCGGCTGGCGTGGTTTGACCATAAGCGGGCGGCAGGCTGGCCCATCCTCGTGTTGGAAGATGCAGACGAGATCATCGGCTGGGCCACCTACGGCCCCTTCCGTGAGAAGCCCGGCTATGCTGGCACGGTGCAACACAGCGTCTATATCCGTGACGGCCTGCGTGGCGCGGGCCTGGGAACGCTCCTGATGACCGCACTAATTGAAGACGCCAGCACCAGAGGCTTTCACGTCATGGTAGGTGGAGTGGCCGCCGACAATGCGGGCAGTCTGGCCTTTCATGCGCGGCTGGGCTTCGTGCAGGTGGCGCATTTCCGGCAGGTGGGGCGCAAATTCGGGCGCTGGCTGGATCTGGCCTTCGTGGAATTGCTCCTGAACGGTAAAACGGATCAGATCAGCGGATAA
- a CDS encoding NAD(P)-dependent oxidoreductase translates to MRTAAFLGLGAMGVPMAAALGRRAAETGGRLLVWNRHMERAQAHAAEYGTQAATLEELGQAGLIFTCLPTSADVDEVIGQLEAHLKPGTVWVDCTSGHPDAAHAQRARLLERGVRFLDAPVSGGVNGAVAANLTVMLGGPADEVEAVRGELAFAGKIVHVGDTGAGFAVKAVNNALLAVNLWAAGEGLAVLGKGGVDVGAALEVINASSGRSNATENLIPTRVLTRAFPPTFGLGLLAKDTGIAMDVVHAVKGSAPVLAQVDALTRAAAQLIGPDQDHTAMLKLVEQMNAQEIK, encoded by the coding sequence ATGAGAACTGCCGCATTTCTGGGCTTGGGCGCGATGGGCGTGCCGATGGCCGCCGCGCTGGGCCGCCGCGCCGCCGAAACCGGGGGCCGCCTGCTGGTCTGGAACCGCCATATGGAAAGGGCGCAGGCACACGCCGCCGAGTACGGCACGCAGGCCGCCACCCTGGAGGAACTCGGGCAGGCCGGGCTGATCTTTACCTGCCTGCCCACCAGCGCCGACGTGGACGAGGTGATCGGGCAACTGGAGGCGCACCTCAAACCCGGTACGGTCTGGGTGGACTGCACCAGCGGCCACCCGGACGCGGCACATGCACAGCGCGCACGCCTGCTGGAACGCGGCGTGCGGTTTCTGGACGCCCCGGTCAGCGGCGGCGTGAACGGCGCAGTCGCGGCCAACCTGACCGTGATGCTCGGTGGCCCGGCGGACGAGGTGGAGGCGGTGCGCGGCGAACTGGCCTTCGCGGGCAAGATCGTGCATGTGGGCGATACCGGGGCGGGCTTCGCGGTCAAGGCGGTCAACAACGCGCTGTTGGCCGTCAACTTGTGGGCAGCGGGCGAGGGACTGGCCGTTCTCGGCAAGGGCGGGGTAGATGTGGGCGCGGCGCTGGAGGTCATCAACGCCAGCAGCGGGCGCAGCAACGCCACCGAGAACCTGATCCCCACCCGCGTGCTGACCCGCGCCTTTCCGCCCACCTTCGGGCTGGGGCTGCTGGCGAAAGATACGGGCATTGCGATGGACGTGGTACACGCAGTGAAGGGCAGCGCCCCCGTACTGGCGCAGGTGGACGCCCTGACCCGCGCCGCCGCGCAGTTGATCGGCCCGGATCAGGACCACACCGCCATGCTGAAACTGGTGGAGCAGATGAACGCACAGGAGATCAAATGA
- a CDS encoding DegV family protein → MTQETGKPPQKQHFAVATDGGLDAFEGLNNAVPVAPFSVNFGDKSFRTDEISRADLFRELETNPQHPTSSQPTPQEWADAIRQATSTTDVPQVLAVTISAGLSGSRNAADQARSVVEGVDIRLHDSGTLSAAQAFQVHAAQTAALRGESLETALEWVRAVQKETELYFTIETLEYLRRGGRIGRVQATLGGLLNLKPVITVDKATGAYTNVSRARSYKGGIEAVGQQVTRTYGEGTPLRVGLLYGTVREDTDMLLEQLKGRHPIVWSGAVGINPVLNVHTGPRALGVAAAPGKWPWERENQK, encoded by the coding sequence ATGACACAGGAAACCGGAAAGCCACCCCAGAAACAACACTTTGCCGTCGCCACCGATGGAGGACTGGACGCCTTCGAGGGCCTGAACAATGCCGTACCTGTCGCGCCCTTTTCTGTAAATTTCGGAGATAAGAGCTTCCGTACCGACGAGATTTCGCGCGCCGATCTATTCAGGGAACTGGAGACCAACCCCCAGCACCCCACCAGCAGTCAGCCCACGCCGCAGGAATGGGCCGACGCGATCCGCCAGGCCACCTCGACAACAGATGTGCCGCAGGTACTCGCCGTGACCATCAGCGCGGGCCTCAGTGGCAGCCGCAACGCCGCCGATCAAGCCAGGAGCGTGGTGGAGGGCGTGGACATCCGCCTGCACGATTCCGGCACCCTCAGCGCGGCGCAGGCGTTTCAGGTGCATGCCGCGCAGACGGCTGCGTTGCGGGGCGAGTCACTGGAGACGGCGCTGGAATGGGTCCGCGCCGTGCAAAAGGAAACCGAGCTGTATTTCACCATCGAAACGCTGGAATACCTGCGCCGGGGCGGGCGCATCGGGCGGGTGCAGGCCACGCTGGGCGGGCTGCTGAATCTCAAGCCGGTGATCACGGTAGACAAGGCGACGGGGGCATACACCAACGTCAGCCGCGCCCGCAGCTACAAGGGCGGCATCGAGGCAGTGGGCCAGCAGGTCACCCGGACCTACGGCGAGGGCACGCCCCTGCGCGTGGGTCTGCTGTACGGCACGGTGCGCGAGGACACCGACATGCTGCTGGAACAACTCAAGGGGCGGCATCCCATCGTGTGGTCCGGCGCAGTGGGCATCAATCCGGTGCTGAATGTCCACACCGGGCCGCGTGCGCTGGGGGTGGCGGCAGCGCCGGGCAAGTGGCCGTGGGAGCGGGAAAACCAGAAGTAG
- a CDS encoding glycoside hydrolase family 3 protein, which translates to MTAQPLPGAFAMVDIPGPVLDADTVAHLKKYGVHSVCLFGKNIESAGQLRQLCADLREVLGEDALIALDHEGGAILRPEFWPFAPSAMGLGAANDTALTREVSAGLARQLRSVGINWNFAPVLDVNVSPANPVIGERAFGGDAELVTRHGRAALAGYAEAGVAACVKHFLGHGDTRVDSHLALPRVDKNRAELDATELAPFRDLLPQTPAVMTAHIIYPALDEQYPATLSRRILTGLLRQEWGFEGVTVTDSMGMKAIDDNYGRGEAGVLALEAGADLVMALGRREAQVATLEAIAAALEGRLNRPQMEASLERLHRLARQYPAAADISLNPQDDAELFRRAWARGLTAYRNPVAPPPGSHITLIAHRQPVRETVSEAGADAETLARELEQIYEVTLMPFETPDQIDWNAARALGNPVILTTIARHLHPALIGVQPDLHISLYNPYAVLDVDSPALLAYGFRPEARSAVLGWLKGETAADGILPFGQP; encoded by the coding sequence ATGACTGCCCAACCCCTGCCCGGCGCATTCGCAATGGTGGATATCCCCGGTCCTGTCTTGGATGCCGACACCGTTGCGCACCTCAAAAAGTACGGCGTCCACAGCGTTTGTCTGTTCGGCAAAAACATCGAGTCGGCGGGGCAGTTGCGCCAGTTGTGCGCCGACTTGCGGGAAGTGCTGGGCGAGGACGCCCTGATTGCCCTGGACCACGAAGGCGGCGCAATTCTTCGCCCCGAATTCTGGCCCTTCGCCCCGTCTGCGATGGGTCTGGGTGCAGCGAACGACACGGCATTGACGCGGGAGGTTTCGGCAGGGCTGGCCCGTCAACTCCGCAGTGTGGGCATCAACTGGAATTTTGCGCCCGTGCTGGACGTGAATGTCAGTCCGGCCAATCCGGTCATTGGCGAGCGGGCGTTTGGCGGGGACGCTGAGCTGGTCACGCGGCATGGGCGGGCGGCGCTGGCTGGCTACGCTGAGGCGGGGGTGGCTGCCTGTGTCAAACACTTTCTGGGCCACGGCGATACGCGTGTGGACAGCCATCTGGCCCTGCCGCGCGTGGATAAGAACCGCGCCGAACTGGACGCCACCGAGTTGGCCCCCTTCCGTGATTTGCTGCCCCAGACCCCCGCCGTCATGACCGCCCACATCATCTATCCCGCGCTGGATGAGCAGTACCCGGCCACCCTGTCCCGCCGGATTCTGACTGGACTATTGCGGCAGGAATGGGGATTTGAGGGCGTGACTGTTACCGACAGCATGGGCATGAAGGCCATCGACGACAACTACGGGCGCGGCGAGGCCGGGGTGCTGGCGCTGGAGGCTGGCGCTGATCTGGTGATGGCCCTGGGCCGCCGTGAAGCGCAGGTGGCGACGCTGGAGGCCATCGCTGCGGCGCTGGAAGGCCGTCTGAACCGCCCGCAAATGGAAGCCAGTCTGGAGCGGTTGCACAGGCTGGCCCGGCAGTATCCAGCGGCGGCAGACATCTCGCTGAACCCACAGGATGATGCAGAGCTGTTTCGCCGTGCCTGGGCGCGCGGGTTAACGGCCTACCGCAACCCCGTGGCCCCACCACCCGGTTCCCACATCACCCTGATCGCGCACCGCCAGCCTGTGCGCGAAACCGTCAGCGAGGCCGGAGCGGACGCCGAAACGCTGGCCCGCGAACTGGAGCAGATCTACGAGGTCACCCTCATGCCCTTCGAGACGCCGGACCAGATTGACTGGAACGCTGCCCGCGCCCTGGGAAATCCAGTCATTCTGACCACCATCGCCCGTCATCTTCACCCAGCACTGATCGGTGTCCAGCCGGACCTCCACATCTCGCTGTACAACCCCTACGCCGTGCTGGACGTGGATTCGCCCGCGCTGCTGGCCTACGGCTTTCGCCCCGAGGCCCGCTCCGCCGTGCTGGGCTGGCTGAAAGGGGAGACCGCCGCTGATGGGATTCTCCCGTTTGGTCAGCCCTGA
- a CDS encoding sugar ABC transporter substrate-binding protein yields MKKLPVRSALLTAALLATASAGMANAQKTQLEFWTISLAPLFNDEMNRLVTQFEKENPNVSLKWVDVPSNAMEQKLLAAVASGRPPAAVNLSSDMAVKLVQQGALEPLTLDAAAKKLYFESPLSTFTFDGKVMGVPWYWAPKVVAYNTDIFKKAGLDPNNPPRTIQTIIAAAKQIKDKTGMYGFMPNIGGINMLYLFQEAGLPILDKSGNKAVFNSPEHIKLVQQYVDLFKAGYIPEDTMRRGYTAATELYSSGKLGMLITGPQFIIRVENDNKAIYNLTKVAPYPINLAGNVIHTPLMGFTVPKGTKDKALAQKLALFLTNDANQLQFSKVTKTTFPSTVKSSTDKFFKQGGDSAIDQGKLVASTELKKAKDLTLNYPDASKLNKVFKDNIEGAMAGQKTVKAALDDIVKAWNASL; encoded by the coding sequence ATGAAAAAACTGCCCGTCCGTTCCGCCCTGCTGACCGCCGCCCTGCTCGCCACCGCCTCTGCTGGGATGGCAAACGCACAGAAGACCCAGTTGGAGTTCTGGACCATCAGCCTCGCGCCGCTGTTCAACGACGAGATGAACCGACTGGTCACGCAATTCGAGAAGGAAAACCCCAACGTGTCTCTGAAGTGGGTGGACGTGCCCAGCAACGCGATGGAGCAGAAGTTGCTGGCCGCTGTCGCCTCGGGCCGCCCACCTGCTGCCGTGAACCTGTCCTCGGACATGGCGGTGAAGCTGGTACAGCAGGGCGCGCTGGAACCGCTCACGCTGGACGCGGCGGCCAAGAAGCTGTATTTCGAGTCCCCGCTGTCCACCTTCACTTTCGACGGCAAGGTGATGGGCGTGCCGTGGTACTGGGCACCCAAGGTGGTGGCGTACAACACCGACATCTTCAAGAAGGCCGGGCTGGACCCCAACAACCCGCCGCGCACCATCCAGACCATCATCGCCGCCGCCAAACAGATCAAGGACAAGACCGGGATGTACGGCTTCATGCCCAACATCGGCGGCATCAACATGCTGTACCTGTTTCAGGAAGCGGGCCTGCCCATCCTGGACAAGAGTGGCAACAAGGCCGTGTTCAACAGCCCTGAACACATCAAACTGGTGCAGCAGTACGTCGATCTGTTCAAGGCAGGCTACATCCCGGAAGACACCATGCGCCGGGGCTACACCGCCGCCACCGAGTTGTACTCGTCGGGCAAGCTGGGCATGCTGATCACCGGGCCGCAGTTCATCATCCGCGTGGAAAACGACAACAAGGCCATTTACAACCTGACCAAAGTTGCGCCGTACCCGATCAATCTCGCGGGCAACGTGATCCACACGCCGCTGATGGGGTTCACCGTGCCCAAGGGAACGAAAGACAAGGCGCTGGCGCAGAAACTGGCGCTGTTCCTGACCAACGACGCCAACCAGCTCCAGTTCAGCAAGGTCACCAAGACCACCTTCCCCAGCACGGTCAAGTCCAGCACCGACAAGTTTTTCAAGCAGGGCGGCGACTCGGCCATCGATCAGGGCAAGCTGGTGGCCAGCACGGAGCTGAAGAAGGCCAAGGACCTGACCCTGAATTACCCGGACGCCAGCAAATTGAACAAGGTCTTCAAGGACAACATTGAGGGGGCAATGGCCGGGCAGAAAACCGTCAAGGCCGCGCTGGACGACATTGTAAAAGCCTGGAACGCCAGCCTCTGA